The Arachis duranensis cultivar V14167 chromosome 9, aradu.V14167.gnm2.J7QH, whole genome shotgun sequence genomic sequence ATTTTTTCCAACTTTATTCTAACAATAttgcaatttttaaaaagaataataaatacaatattaagactaaattattattttattaatttacgattttatttttaacaagaTATGACctcaaaaaaaatagaatagagacttaatttgatttttttctatttttttgaaagacaaaataatatatgtaaaaaaaaacaattcaGTCCCTAATAACAATGTTATTTAAAGACAATATGAActctcttttaaaaaaattattaaacagtaataaaaattagttttatagaattttttctataatttgtgagggtttaaatttttagaaaattttttcaataatagaATAAACTACCACCACCAATACTATTATCTTTCTCATAGTTATATCATTATAACTTCTACCTCTTTTACTTTAATTGTGTAATTATAGCTTGTCATCATCATTCTCTTTTCTACCACTATTAACACTAACACCATCAACatcacaattttttttcattttttgtgagatacttttttttttaaaaagttttcattctataataacttttttttcttgtgaaatCATTTtcgatatgattttttttcacttaatcACTATCGATGaaggaatttttcaaaaataaatatattatagaaatttaaaactcttacaaattataaataaatcttGGCTCTCCCAAAAATAATCTTAATCACACAAGATGGCCATTTTTcctataattttttcataaatgataaaaaaatttatgcatttgatataatttttgtaGAAATATCATATTTGTACAATTtatttagaagttatatatataattgagaaAAAATCAACTTATATCCTTTtcatgttttttaaaaaaattttgccaTTAGCCTAAAAGaattaacataaaatttttaaatttagaatatgtaaatatatcatttttttaaatgaattttaaaaaatcatttcaAAATTTGGTATCTATCATTTCATAGaatatattatctatattcatTACATTTCGCCTGATAGAAATAATCTTTGAAGGATTAagatttcattttgtttttgtaggatttattttgtaaaaaaataaaatctttttaagaaACAAAATGATAGTCTATTCCAatattaattacattaattaaaatttcttttacAAAAATCATTCCATTTATTCACATATTCAACtattattgaaatattttatattttttatttaagaacaTATATTACACATTGTGGTAAAATAGATCAGAGTACCTAAACTCTTCCGAACACAAACTTGTCTACAAAAGGTTATAAGCGTGACTTTAGATGACACAACTTACAACTGGCAATTATTGTGTATTGTaggaaataattaaaattttcaaattaaataacatgATAGTAATTAGTAAATGCTTAAGTCATGACCTATCTAGGAAATTATTATTCCGTTGATTTATActgacttaaaaaaaaaaaaaagacattcaGTCAAAGATACCCTTTGGCTTAACCAAAATCAAAGGAATATCTAATATCCATCTAATCTCACATAtacaataaatagaaaaagcaaaaatagaaaaaggggGAAAAGAGATGCAAAATTAAATGAGAAAAGGGTAATAAAAAGATGGGGCCATAAGAAGTGTATCCTCAAAGTGAGGTCTATAAATGGTGCCTAGTTTCATCAAACTTGAGAGCAGAGTAACACAGAGTAGTTCTCTCATTCTCATATCTCCACTCTCAATCAAACAATTATGACTATGGAAGAAGGAAGTGTTGGGAGTGAGGAGTACACACAAGATGGAACAGTGAATATTAAAGGAAAACCTGCTCTTAGATCCAAAAGTGGTGGTTGGAAAGCTTGCTCCTTTGTTGTTGGTAACTCCCCTTTAATTTCCCCTCTCATTATAAAAACTTGCAACTTTTATAGAttaataaaaagtttaattGCTCATTTTATCAACTAGGACGTAGTTTCTTTTTCATGTCTCTTAAAATGTGGGACAGAGTAGTGAttgttctttttctcttctgCATCTTCCATTTCTTTCTTGTTGCTACTAATAACatgcatttttctttgttttgaaaattataCCAATTACCAACCATTAATTATTATGAGAAGTAATGGGtctgtatttttcaaaaaccgTTCATAATATGCACCTTTCTCTGCAACTCCAATATGTATGTTGATGCAGACCTACTTATAGGGTCTCATGACTTTTTAATCATGCCAAACTTATTCGAATCATAAAAGTAATGAACATTGAACATTTTTTGGCTTATTTTAAAGTATTATTATTGGTTACATGATTGCATATCTAATAATATAGTAAAGTAAATTAATAATAGAAGCCATGTGAGTGTTTTTTTCTCTCCCCTGCAGTTGATACTTGATAATATCCATTGACTTCAGTCAGAGGTTACtgtataattaataaatgtaaAAACTAGGTTATACGACTTATCGCAGCTTTTTATACAGTTCAACCCTACGATACACTTAGGCATAGATTACCATTCCCTTTCTCTTGTACTGCTGCCTAGCTTTTGCATTTACGCCTTCAATTGGCTTTGCACAATTAAACGaagaattttattaacaaaatatctttaaaatagttaatgctaagttctttttctgttagagaaaagtataaaatttaaaattatttttactgcaTTTAAAATACTTATCGTATATGTTAgctaatattaaatttgatatcattatgcatatttaattaataaaaatctatatatatctatatattatgTGAGTGTgattttaatcttaaaaaaaaaatttaagtatatatatacTGATCGTAAATTTTAACGGatgatcttaattatatatattatatattttttataattaaaaattattgaaatactAGTATATATACCGAAATACTTAAAAACTTTCTAATTTTACATACTGTCTTAGTGCATGTTTGGGcgctattattttgttaaaaaaaatatcttttttcaatgaaaaaagatcttttttattttttaatgtgtttagcaaatttctaatagtaaaagtaaaagcactagtaaaataaaaaaaaagatcttttttgagaagctgtaatatacatctttttttaaaagatctttttttccttataaaaaagatgtttttcatgtaataaataaataaaaagtacttttatattgttatacccaaacataattgatagataaaaagatctttttacatgagatatctaaacataaaattacttttacttctctataagatcttttaaaaaaagataactcaaaaaagatcttttcttaaaacctcacccaaacaagcccttAGTTTGCTGGTTTCTAAGTTTCTCTAAATTGGATGTATGGATATATGGGATGGTTGCTCTCCGTTGAACATctaatgaattttgaaatgtgaacattatattaattatatatagtaCCAATTTATTTGCTTAAAAGAATAGTTTGTCTAACACTTAAACTAAATATATGATCCGGATAAGATCCTCAAAGGTGAAAGTTCTACTATATATGGATTATTTTTCTGACTCCGGCGTACATGGATAAAGGCACTGTATGAAATTCTCAGAATGGGACACTGATccattttataataataaaaagggttcttgaaataatatttttttttaaatacagtatcatttttttcctttttttcttgatttataTTATCCATATTAAAACTGACGCCGGTTAATTTTAAATACTCACCaatatacttttaatttaattgttatAAACCTATAATGCATGTTCTTAAAATCATATGATATTATACCAACACTTTAGTTAATTCAAGTTATAATTTGGCACTTATTTCTttcaataacaaataaaaaaaaccggCTCTAAATAGAGTTTTACTCCTGTAATAATAAACCGATTCCACTCAAATTAAATAGATGAAATTTACCGAGTTCGTTGTGAATCTTAGTGGTACATAATGCCTAATTATctaatcattatatatatatttagaaaCCTTACTTAGCACTGAAATATTGTGCATGGGTTAAAATGGATGCAGTATATGAGGTGTTTGAAAGAATGGCTTATTATGGGATATCATCAAACTTGATCCTGTATTTGACAACAAAGCTTCACCAAGGCACAGTTAAATCTTCAAACAATGTAACCAATTGGGTTGGGACAAGTTGGATCACACCCATTTTAGGTGCCTATATTGCCGATGCTCATCTTGGCCGCTATTGGACTTTTGTTATTGCCTCTACCATTTATCTCTCGGTAAGTGtccaaataataattaaaaaaaaaagtgaatctTATTGTTTTAACTTCCTTTCATGAAATTTCTTTATACTTGTTGTATGTTAGAATATTCTACTCCCTATCACTACTACTCCACATATGATTATCTTAGCTTTTTGATTTGTTGACTCCTCATAGTCAAACAAGTTGAATGAATCCATAATGTCCCCAAGAAATTAATTGATTTGTTTACTACTTGATTGTGTGCATATTTTGACAGTATGTAGTGCTAATTACCCATTTACCCTTAATTATAATGCTCAAAAAGTCGTTGTGCTTTATCCATAATAATGCATTTAAGTTTACAATAATATAGTATGGCTTTCTAGAAACAATTTTTCTCTCAAATATAGATACAATGCAAAGACATTTTTTTCCCTAATTACCAAATGAAATCTCTATTGTTGAAATTAAATTACTTGTGATATATCATTAATATTACAAAGAGTTAATTTATAGTTCCTAAGATATTTTATGcataatttcaaatatttacaataaattaaaagttaactacttttttttattaagttgaCAAACTAACCGTccaaaattatcttttttttttctttaaaaaaaagaaaaactaataaGATCTTAGAAATATATCAATAATTAGATACTAACTagattagttaattaaaaaagatttagtATGATCTTAGAAATCTATCAACAAACAATCAAGGACCCAACCAAACTAAATAGGGTAACATGTTTAGATTTGTGAAAAGAAGACTTTGACCAAAATATTGGCGGAAGGGAGTTATTAAGGGGGGGCTGTAGCTGTCAAGGGACCAATAATACACTAATTCAtccattttttattagttagctacaaaaagataaacaaaagaaTCTTCAAGCTCAACCATGCATTCACACAACCCCAACCTTGACTTATTGCCATTAGATGACCAACGAAAACTGTTATCATATGGTGTATATCTTCATGAATATgtacaataataatatagtatAATTAATGGCTAggtgatttttaaaattagttttcattttacattattttatttttcataaaacatTTTACTATACATAATTTGAGAataatataaaatgaaaaatgatgtTATTAATTAAAGAGCGACAAAATCACTCTCCTTCTTAATGTTGTAAagcttattaaaaaaattttaataaaatagatGTCACTAAAACAATACAGTTTGGGTACATATATATTTAGGCAAAAAAAATGTCTATATccaattttaagtatttttttaaatccaataaatgaaaaatacaataatattagaTTAGACTTTTACGtagataatatttatttttaataattttgagtttaattttgatgtattgatggtataaaacattttatatagtatattaaaattagattctaatttttttttccagaAAACCTGCCAGAAGTATAGCAAAATTTTAACAGGACTTGTTGATTGGGACATAAATAAATAGTGCAAAAGCGTAGCAATTTGACCCGTGACACTGGTGATAACTAAAAGAAATGCATGTAGTAGGAAAATGTCACGGTCAATAATTGGTTTGGTacaaaattaacataatatgtGGCATTCTTTTCATACCCATGATTTGCTTTGCTAGCTAGTGGACCTCTCTTTTCATGATCGTGTTGTGGTTTTTCTTAGTGTCACGCTTTTGTAACAACATATATGCAGTCATTTTCGATGATATATAGAGGTGAATTCTACTCTGATTATGTTACCATAGCTAAGATGATTATATAAGTATTGATAATATTAAAGTCAcatgtttttttatattctgGTAATGCTTATTTTTaagtaacattttttaaaaaccaCTACTCTAATTTTAGCAATAATTTTCGAAACACTATAGACACTATAATATAGTTATActaaaatgaataatatatatgctatttgtacactaaaataaattaataatatatttatgtataaatatatgtctagtttaatttattttaatgtgtaattaatttatattttaacatatattttatagtgGTAGTTGATTTTAGGATACACGTAATATagtcaaaatatatatatatatcactgGCGGATTTACGGGGCCTAAGGTGGTCATAGTCccccatttttttaaaaaaattaatgttattaNNNNNNNNNNNNNNNNNNNNNNNNNNNNNNNNNNNNNNNNNNNNNNNNNNNNNNNNNNNNNNNNNNNNNNNNNNNNNNNNNNNNNNNNNNNNNNNNNNNNNNNNNNNNNNNNNNNNNNNNNNNNNNNNNNNNNNNNNNNNNNNNNNNNNNNNNNNNNNNNNNNNNNNNNNNNNNNNNNNNNNNNNNNNNNNNNNNNNNNNNNNNNNNNNNNNNNNNNNNNNNNNNNNNNNNNNNNNNNNNNNNNNNNNNNNNNNNNNNNNNNNNNNNNNNNNNNNNNNNNNNNNNNNNNNNNNNNNNNNNNNNNNAAGTTCTAGCACGAGTGATGATGGTGGGTTTGTGGGGCTGTAGCCTGTAGTAATCACTTGAAGCACACTATAGAGATAAATAACAAGAAGTATATGAAAGAAAAAAGGTTAGGAAAAATAAACTGCTTTATGAACCCACGTTATTAAGTAACTTATCTACCACGGTAAGCCAATCCcttcatgcattattatttcaattacataatatatattatattgtaATGGAAGTTCCAGTAGTAGTATATCTCACTGTCACTCTGTCTGTTAGTGCTTTATTTATTTGAGAAGATTGTGCAATGTCATGGTAGGCTATGTTTTACTAAACTAGTAGTTATATTAATAACAGCTtgcaattaatttaaattaatatataaaattcatGAGATGGTAGCTCCTGTGCTTTACGAGGTTGCAAGTTGCAACATCCTTCCTCAAGTTTTAGTGTCCGGTTGGCTTTTCCACCATAAATTTTGCAGATTGTTGAATCGCtctgaattaattaacaatagtgctattattaattaattaacaaaattagcaaaatatactataaaattGAAGAAGTGTGGCTAGTGAGATCATTAACCATATTTGTTAATCAACGTATGTTTTGCATTGGTGGCAGGGCATGTGTCTGCTAACACTAGCAGTTTCCCTTCCAAGCCTAAAACCGCCACAATGCTTTGACAAAGACATAACAAAATGTGGCAAAGCGTCCACACTCCAACTAGCAGTGTTCTATGGTGCACTCTACACTCTAGCAGTTGGAACAGGTGGAACAAAGCCCAACATCTCCACCATTGGTGCTGACCAATTTGATGACTTTCATCCAAAGGAGAAGCTCCACAAGCTATCCTTCTTCAACTGGTGGATGTTCAGCATCTTCTTTGGGACACTCTTTGCAAACACTGTGTTGGTCTATATTCAAGACAATGTAGGTTGGAGCCTTGGTTATGCACTTCCAACACTTGGCCTTTTAGTTTCAATCATGATATTCTTGTCAGGGACACCCTTTTATAGGCACAAGGTGCCTGCAGGGAGTACCTTCACTAGAATGGCTAGGGTCATAGTTGCTTCTTTCAGGAAATGGAATGTGCCTATTCCTAAAGATACTAAAGAATTCTATGAACTTGATGTGGAGGAGTATGCAAAGAAAGGGACTTATCGGATTGATTCCACCCCAAATTTGAGGtacaatattttttactttacttTCTGCGTTACTATTTTGTCTTGTATATTCgtatattaaattatcttttacAAAAAACAAAACTAGATAATTATATAAGTGACTATTTTCACAATATGAATGTGTGACTTTAAACTTACATAGAGACAACTCAACTGTTACTCCAAGACTCCTCTTTAAGAAATGAAACTAaatgtatttgaattttttattaatccaaCACTTAAAACTGCATTTAAATTGTTAAGACACGacgaaaatataaaaataaacggacaaaaaaattattttttttgtctctactttttaaattaacatagaatacaaaatatatttattaatgcATTGTATAATTCTTGTCTCAAGTTACAAAAACATCTTTGTGCCATTCTGTTACGTACTTGTGTCTTATCACATATGCCGAATGCTGCGtctaaaacagaaaaatatatacaaatgtaGCCAAAATATTGTTTTAGACAAAACTGGAACTTTTTTATATGTTTGAGTAAAAGTTAATATAAGAGTAACATATGTTTTTCTATACATGCAACTCTGATGtggttacaaaataaataatgtatGTAAATGAAGGTTCCTTGACAAGGCTTGTGTGAAAACAAGTTCAACCAACAATCCATGGAAGCTATGCACTGTGACACAAGTAGAAGAAACAAAGCAAATGCTAAAGATGGTTCCAATTTTGATGGCAACATTTGTTCCAAGCACAATGATGGCTCAGGTAAACACATTGTTTGTGAAGCAAGGAACCACCCTTGACAGACACGTCGGAAGCTTCAAGATTCCCCCGGCGAGCTTAGGCGCATTCGTGACGATCTCTTTGCTCACCTGCATCGTCCTCTACGACCGTGTCTTCGTGCGGATTATAAGAAGGTTCACCAAGAACCCAAGAGGGATCAGGCTCCTTCAAAGAATGGGAATTGGCATTGTTTTACACATCTTGGTCATGACCGTTGCATCAATCACTGAGAATTATAGGCTTAAGGTTGCAAGAAATCATGGTGTTGTAGAAAGTGGTGCACAGGTTCCTTTAAGCATATTCATTTTGCTTCCACAGTTCATACTCATGGGAACCGCCGATGCCTTCTTGGAGGTTGCGAAAATCGAGTTCTTCTACGATCAGGCACCGGAGAACA encodes the following:
- the LOC107466270 gene encoding protein NRT1/ PTR FAMILY 5.2, which encodes MTMEEGSVGSEEYTQDGTVNIKGKPALRSKSGGWKACSFVVVYEVFERMAYYGISSNLILYLTTKLHQGTVKSSNNVTNWVGTSWITPILGAYIADAHLGRYWTFVIASTIYLSGMCLLTLAVSLPSLKPPQCFDKDITKCGKASTLQLAVFYGALYTLAVGTGGTKPNISTIGADQFDDFHPKEKLHKLSFFNWWMFSIFFGTLFANTVLVYIQDNVGWSLGYALPTLGLLVSIMIFLSGTPFYRHKVPAGSTFTRMARVIVASFRKWNVPIPKDTKEFYELDVEEYAKKGTYRIDSTPNLRFLDKACVKTSSTNNPWKLCTVTQVEETKQMLKMVPILMATFVPSTMMAQVNTLFVKQGTTLDRHVGSFKIPPASLGAFVTISLLTCIVLYDRVFVRIIRRFTKNPRGIRLLQRMGIGIVLHILVMTVASITENYRLKVARNHGVVESGAQVPLSIFILLPQFILMGTADAFLEVAKIEFFYDQAPENMKSLGTAYSSVTLGVGNFISSFLLSTVARVTQEHGHRGWILNNLNESHLDYYYAFFALLNFLNFIFFLFVSRFYVYRAEVSDSIQVLAKELEEKKVTVSNNYVNPKD